Proteins encoded within one genomic window of Macaca fascicularis isolate 582-1 chromosome 16, T2T-MFA8v1.1:
- the LOC102127958 gene encoding peflin → MASYPYRQGCPGAAGQAPGAPPGSYYPGPPNSGGQYGSGLPPGGYGGPAPGGPYGPPAGGGPYGHPSPGMFPSGTPGGPYGGAAPGGPYGQPPPSSYGAQQPGPYGQGGTPPNVDPEAYSWFQSVDSDHSGYISMKELKQALVNCNWSSFNDETCLMMINMFDKTKSGRIDVYGFSALWKFIQQWKNLFQQYDQDRSGSISYTELQQALSQMGYNLSPQFTQLLVSRYCPRSANPAMQLDRFIQVCTQLQVLTEAFREKDTAVQGNIRRCFEDFVTMTASQML, encoded by the coding sequence ATGGCCAGCTATCCGTACCGGCAGGGCTGCCCAGGAGCTGCAGGACAAGCACCAGGAGCCCCTCCGGGTAGCTACTACCCTGGACCCCCCAATAGTGGAGGGCAGTATGGCAGTGGGCTACCCCCTGGTGGTTATGGGGGTCCTGCCCCTGGAGGGCCTTATGGACCACCAGCTGGTGGAGGGCCTTATGGACACCCCAGTCCTGGCATGTTCCCCTCTGGAACTCCAGGAGGACCATATGGCGGTGCAGCTCCAGGGGGCCCCTATGGTCAGCCACCTCCAAGTTCCTATGGTGCCCAGCAGcctgggccttatggacagggtGGCACCCCTCCCAATGTGGATCCTGAGGCCTACTCCTGGTTCCAGTCGGTGGACTCAGATCACAGTGGCTATATCTCCATGAAGGAGCTAAAGCAGGCCCTGGTCAACTGCAATTGGTCCTCATTCAATGATGAGACCTGCCTCATGATGATAAACATGTTTGACAAGACCAAGTCAGGCCGCATCGATGTCTACGGCTTCTCAGCCCTGTGGAAATTCATCCAGCAGTGGAAGAACCTCTTCCAGCAGTATGACCAGGACCGCTCGGGCTCCATTAGCTACACAGAGCTGCAGCAAGCTCTGTCCCAAATGGGCTACAACCTGAGCCCCCAGTTCACCCAGCTTCTGGTCTCCCGCTACTGCCCACGCTCTGCCAATCCTGCCATGCAGCTGGACCGCTTCATCCAGGTGTGCACCCAGCTGCAGGTGCTGACAGAGGCCTTCCGGGAGAAGGACACAGCTGTACAAGGCAACATTCGGCGCTGCTTCGAGGACTTCGTCACCATGACAGCTTCTCAGATGCTATGA